GATCTCCTGCCCACCGATGGCGTTCATCTCCTCTCGGATGATCGCGTTGATCTTGTCGATCACGCGCTGCCCGAGGGGGAGATAGACGTAGATTCCGGCCGCCAGCTGTCTGACCAGCCCGGCCCGCAGCATCAGCTTGTGGCTGAGGGCCTCGGCCTCGGCAGGGTCCTCCCGCAGCGTGGCGACGAGCGCTTTGCTGAGGCGCATGGGCTCAGCGAGCGCCCGGCTTCTTGTTCGCTCCCTTCACACCGGGTTTGTAGAGGAGGCGCTCGACGGGCTTGCCGCCGAGAATGTGGGACTCGAAGATCTCCTGGAGATCGGACTCCTGGACGCCCGCGTACCACACGTCGTCAGGATAGACGACCATCATTGGCCCGTGGCCGCACTGCGAGAAGCAGCCGGCCTTGTTGACGCGGACCTCCGTCTTGAGACCGGCCCTGGCGCACTCGCCGCGCAGGTACTTCACGAACTGCTCGACGTCGCCCTGGGTCGGGCAGGTGTCGCCGCTCGTGCACACGAAGACGTGGGTGCGGTACTGGCCCATCAATCTGACGCGGCCGGCGCCGCCGCCCGGGCCGCCTTGCGCTCGGCGATGAACTTGTCGACCTCCTCGCGCATCGCCTTCACGATGTCTTTTTCGGAGACCTTCCGGATCACCTCACCGTTCTTGAAGATGAGGCCGATGCCCCGCCCGCCGGCGACGCCGATGTCGGCGGCGCGCGCCTCCCCGGGACCGTTCACCTCGCAGCCCATCACCGCGATGTGGATCTCCTCGTTGAGGCCGCGGAACTCGTCCTCGACCTCCTTGGCCAGCTTGACGAGGTCCACGTCGGCGCGGCCACACGAGGGGCAGGATACGAAGGTGAGCCCGCCCGTGCGCAGGCCGAGCGCTTTGAGGATATCGATCCCCACCCGGACTTCCTCGGTGGGGTCGGCGCTGAGCGAGACGCGGACCGTGTCACCGATCCCCTCGGAGAGCAGCGCGCCGAGGCCGACCGCCGACTTGATCGTCCCCACCCCCGGCGTGCCGGCCTCGGTGACGCCGAGGTGGAATGGATAGTCGACCTGATCGGCGAGCATCCGGTAGGCCTCGATCATCATCCGGGGGTCGGACGCCTTGAGCGAGACCTTCATCTCCGGGTAGTTCAGTTCCTCGAGGATCCGGATGTGCCGGAGCGCGGACTCGACCATGCCCTGGGCGGTGGGGCCATTGTACTTGGCGAGCAGGTCCTTTTCCAGCGAGCCCGCGTTGACGCCGATACGGATGGGTATCCACTTGTCCTTGGCCAGGTTGACGACCTCCTGGACGAAGTGCTTGCCCCCGATGTTGCCCGGATTGAGCCGCAGCCCGTCGACCCCCTGCTCCAGCGCGATGAGGGCCAGCTTGTAGTTGAAGTGGATGTCGGCGACCAGCGGGATGCGAATCTGCCGCTTGATCTCGCCGAGCTTCTCGGCCGCCTCCCGGACGGGGACCGCACAGCGGACGATCTCGCACCCGGCCGCCTCCAGCGACCAGATCTCCAGCAGCGTGGCCTCGACGTCGCGCGTGTCGGTCTTGGTCATGGACTGCACGGTGATCGGCGAATCGCCGCCGATCTTGACCGTGCCGATCTGGATCTGCCGGGTCTGGCGCCGTTTGATCATGTCCAGGTCCTATTTGAAGAATCGGAATGCGTCGATGCGCACAAGGTCATTGTAGAGCGCCAGCACCATGATCAGCATCAGCAGCGCGAAACCCAGCTGCTGGGCCAGCTCGCGCTTCCTCACCGACAGCGGCCGGCCCAGGACGGCCTCGATGAGGAAGAAGAACAGGTGACCCCCGTCGAGCATCGGCACCGGCAGCAGGTTGAGCACGGCCAGGTTCACGCTGATGACCGCCGTGAACACCGCCAGCGGCGCGGCGCCCTCCTGGGCCTGCCGGCCGGTCTCGGAGGCGATCTGCACCGGCCCCCCCAGGTTCGAGAGCGGGATCTGGCCGGTGACGATCTTCCAGAAGCCCTTGGTCGTCAGCACCGTCATGTCCCAGGTCTTCATCGCCCCCTGCCACACGGCGGCGGGCGGCGAGTACGGCGCGTAGGTGACGGTACGGGTGACGATGGAGACGCCGATCCGGCCGACCTCGATCTCCTGCCCCGTCGGGCCCTTCTCCCTGACGACGTTGGCCGTGACCGGGAGCGTGTGGGACGTGCCGCCGCGCTCGACCGTCACCTCGAAGGACTGGCCGGCCCGCTTCTGGATGGCCTGCATCAACTCTTCGGGCGTGAAGACCGGTTGACCGGCCACCGCCACCACGTGGTCGCCCGCCTTGAGGCCGGCCCGTTCGGCCGGCGAGTCCGGGTTCACGGCCCCGATCTGGGGCGTCAGCCGGGGGCCCACCCCGAGGTCCCACACGTCTTTGGCGTCCTTGAAGATCGGATCGCGGACCGTCGTGAGCCGCGGCGTGACAACCACCGTCGGCTCGGCGCCCCCCCGCCGAAGGCGCAGCGCCAGGGGCCGGCCGCCCGAGGCGGCGACGGCGTGCTCCAGGTCCTCCCAATGCGCGACGGCGCGCCTGTCGATCGCGGCCACCACGTCCCCCGTCCTCACTCCGGCCGCGGCGGCCGGACCGGCCGGCGCCACGCGGCCGATCACCGCCGGCCATACCGGCCGGCCGATCGTCGCCAGCACGACGACGAAGATCGCGGCGGCCAGGACGAAGTTCATCCCCGGGCCGGCGAAGACGATGAGGAAGCGGATCCACAGCGGCTTGAGGGCGAAGGCCTTGCCCGGATCATAGGGCAGGGCCGCCCCGCTCTCGAGCGGGTTCTCCTCGCCCATCATCTTGACGTAGCCGCCCATGGGGATGACGCTCAGGCAGTACTCGGTCTCCCTCCCCCGCCAGCGGGCCAGCACGGGGCCGAAGCCGATCGAGAAGCGCTCGACCCCGACGCCGGCCCAGCGCGCCACCAGAAAATGGCCCAGCTCGTGGATCAGGATGAGAACGCCGATGACGACGACGAACGAAACGACGGTGGTCACGTGAGTCACTTTCCTCCGGCGAGGGTGTCGACGGACCGCTGCACTCGGCGCCGCGCCTCGGCGTCGATCGCCACGCACTCCTCGATCGACCGGAGCTCGCCGGGGGAAACCTCCACCAGCGCGCGCTCGATCAATTCCGGAATGCGGGTGAAGCCGATTCTGCGGTCGAGAAACGCGGCCACCGCCACCTCGTTCGCCGCATTGAGCACCACCGGCGCCGAGCCGCCGCACTCGAGAGCGGCGCGCGCCAGGCGGAGACAGGGGAACCGTTCCGTGTCGGGCTCGAAGAAGGTCAACTGGCCGATGCAGGTCAGATCCAGCCGCGCCGCCGGGGTCGGACGCCGCTCCGGATAGGTGAGCGCGTAGAGAATCGGCACGCCCATGTCGGCGACGCCGAGCTGGGCGATCACGGAGCCGTCGATGTACTCGACCATCGAGTGGACGATCGACTGCGGATGCACGAGCACCTGGACCTGGTCGGGCTCGAGGTCGAACAGCCAGCGCGCCTCGATGATTTCCAGGCCCTTGTTCATCAGCGTCGCCGAGTCGATCGTGATCTTCGCGCCCATCTTCCACGTGGGGTGCCGGAGCGCGTCCTCCACCGTGACGTGCGCGAACTGCTCCTTGGGCAGCTCCCGGAACGGGCCCCCGGACGCCGTCAGGAGAATGCGGTGGACGTCACCCTTGTTGTGACCGACCAGGCACTGGAAGACGGCGCTGTGCTCCGAGTCGACGGGCAGCAACGGCACGCCGCGCCGCCGGGCGGCGGCCGTCATCAGGCTGCCCGCCATCACCAGCGTCTCCTTGTTGGCCAGGGCGACGGTGCGGCCGGCCTCGATGGCGGCCATGGTCGGCAACAGCCCGGCGCCGCCGACGAGCGCCGAGACCACGATGTCGGCCTCGATGTCACGCGCCAGCGCGACGAGCCCCTGCGGCCCGGAGAGCAGCTCGGGCCGGGGCGGGGGCAGGAGGCGGGCGAGCCTATCGACGGCCCCATCGTTGAGCACCGCGACGGCGCGCGGCGCGTACTTGCGGCAGAGGTCGGCGATCAGCTCCACGTTCGATCCGCGCGCCGCCAGCCCCGCCACCGAGAACTCCTCGGACAAGCTCGAGACCAGCTCGAGCGTGCGGAGGCCGATGGACCCCGTGGCGCCCAGCAGCGTGATCCGCTTCACGCGCCGCCTCCCAGCGCCGCGTAGTAGTAGAGGGCAGGCGCGTTGAAGAGCAGGCCGTCCACCCGGTCGAGCACGCCCCCGTGGCCGGGGATGAGGCCGCCCGTGTCCTTGACGCCGACGCTCCGCTTCATCACCGACTCCGCGAGGTCGCCGATCTGCCCGACCAGCCCCAGGAGCGCGCCGGCCACCAGGAGGCGCGGCGCCTGCCAGTTCAGGAGCCACGCGCCCAGCACCAGCGCGGCCAGCCCGGATGCGAGCAACTGAGCGACGGCACCCTCGACCGTCTTGTTGGGGCTGATCATCGGCGCCAGCTTGTGGCGCCCGAGCGCCGAGCCCACCAGATACGCCGCCGACTCGCCGATCCACGTCACGCCCACCAGGAACAGGATGAGGTCCGCCCCATCCGGCAGCCGGTGGAGCAGCAAGGCATGGCCCAGGAACCAGCTCACGTAGACCAGCCCGAGCAGCGCCAGGGCCACCGGCTCGGTGGCCGGCCGGGCCGGGCTCCACACCGGCGCGCTGAGCAACGCGGCAACCGCCAGCGACAGGACCAGCATAGGTAGGGCCGGACCCACCGCGTCCGCCGGCACCGCGAAGCTCGCGGTCACTGCGATTCCCGCGCCCACGCCCAGCCGCGTGTAGGTCGGCACGCCCGCCTGCTCGAACATCCGCGCCAGCTCCCAGGAAGCCGCGGCGCCCACCCCGATGACGAAGAGGACGAAGACCCATTCGGGGGCACGCATCACCATCCAGACGAACACCGGGATGGCGATGACGGCGGTGGCCACGCGCTTGAGCAGGCCCGTGGCGCCGCCGCCCAGCGTCATCGTCGCCGAGTCCACCTCAGACTCCACCGAACCGTCGCGTACGCCCCTGGAAATCGGCGACGGCCCGGTAGAGATCGACCGGGCGAAAATCCGGCCAGAGGGTCGAAGTGATCCACAGCTCGGTGTAGGCGATCTGCCACAGAAGGAAGTTCGACACGCGCATCTCGCCGCTGGTGCGGATCAGCAGGTCGGGATCGGGCGTCTCGGCCGTGTACAGCGCCCTGCTCACGTCGGCCTCGGAGATGTCGTCGGGCTTGAGCTCGCCCGCGGCCACCCGGCGTGCCAACGTCCGGAAGGCGTCGATCAGCTCGTCGCGGCCGCCGTAGTTGAAGGCCATCAAGAGGTGCAGCCCGGTGTTGTCGCGCGTCGCTTCCACGACCCGGTCGATGCCGCGGCGGATCGGCACCGGCACGCCGTTGGCGCGACCGATGATCAGGAGCCGCACGTTGCGCTCCATGAGCTCGGGCAGCTCCCGGTAGATCGACTCCTCCAGCAGCTTCATCAGCATCGAGACTTCGTCCTCGGGCCGGCTCCAGTTCTCCGTCGAGAAGGCGTAGAGGGTCAGGTAGCGAAGCCCGAGGTCGCCGGCGGCCCGCACGATCGCCCGCGCAGCCTTGACCCCTTCCCGATGGCCGGCCACGCGGGGCAACCCGCGCCGCGTCGCCCAGCGCCCGTTGCCGTCCATGATAATGGCCACGTGCTGGGGCAGCGGCTGCGTGCGCACCAGGGCCAGCAGCTCGGTCTCGGTGGGCGTCGGCAGCTCGGCGCGCGGCGTCTCGCTAGGCGATCTCAGGGCCATCGGCTCTCATCGTATTAGAAAGAGAGGATCTCCTGCTCCTTTTTCTTGAGGAGCTCGTCCACCTTGGCAATGAACTTGTCGGTGGTCTTCTGGATCTGGTCGTGCCCTCGGCGCTCCTCGTCCTCGGAGACCTTCTTGTCCCGGGACATCGCCTTGAGCTTGTCGTTGGCCTCGCGACGGATGTTGCGGATCGCGACGCGGCCGTCCTCGGCGAGCTTGTGGACGGTCTTGGCCAGCTGCTTGCGCCGCTCCTCGGTGAGCGGCGGCATCACCAGCCGGATGGTCTTGCCGTCGTTGACGGGAGTCAGACCGAGGTCCGACTTCATGATCGCCTTCTCGATGGCTCCCAGCTGCGACGCCTCCCACGGCTGGATCGCCAGCGTACGGGCGTCGGGCACCGACACCGACGCCATCTGGGTCACCGGCGTGGGGGTGCCGTAGTAGTCGACGCGGATCGTGTCGAGCAGGCCGGTCGACGCCCGGCCCGTCCGAACCGACGCGAACTCGCGCCCGAGCGTGTCGAGCGCCGCGTTCATGCGGACCTCGATGTCCTTCAAGAGCGCCTGCATGGCCCCTCCTTCCCGCCGCGGCTACGCCGAGACGATCGATCCCACCGGCTCGCCCAACACGATGCGCTTGATGTTCCCGGCCTTCGTGAGATCGAAGACAATGATCGGCAGCCCGTTTTCCATGCACAGCGAGATCGCCGTGGTGTCCATCACTTGGAGGCGGCGGGTGAGCACGTCGCGGTACGTGGTTCGCGCCAGCCGCTCGGCGCTGGTGTCCCGCTTGGGGTCGGCCGAGTAGATGCCGTCCACCTTCGTCGCCTTCATGATCGCGTCGGCCCCGATCTCGATGGCCCGCAGAGCGCCCGCCGTGTCCGTGGTGAAGAAGGGGTTCCCCGTTCCGGCGGCGAAGATCACCACGCGGCCCTTTTCCAGGTGGCGGATCGCGCGACGGCGGATGTACGGCTCGGCCACCGCCCGCATCTCGATGGCCGACAGCACCCGCGTCTGAAGCCCCGCCTTTTCGAGCGCGTCCTGCAGCGCGAGCGCGTTGATGATCGTCGCCAGCATGCCCATGTAATCGGCGGTGGCGCGCTCCATCCCACCGGCGCTGGCGGCGACGCCCCGAAAGATGTTGCCGCCGCCGATGACGATGGCGACCTGGACACCGAGCGTGACCACCTCCCGGGTCTCCACGGCGATCCGCTCTAGCACGGCCGGCTCGATGCCGTAGCCCTGGCTCCCGGCGAGGGCCTCCCCCGAGAGCTTCAGGACGATACGGCGGTAGGTCGGACGGACGCTGCCGGCTTCCGCCGCCACGGCTAACCGCCCTCGCCGACCTGGAAGCGCGCGAAGCGCTTGACGACGATGTGCTCGCCGGTCTTGGCGTTGACGCCGGCGATGAGGTCCCTCACCCTGGTCTTGCCCGATGGGTCCTTGATGAACGCCTGCTCCAGCAGGCACTGCTCTCCGTAGAACTTCTCGAGCTTGCCCTCGATGATCTTGTCGAGCACGTGGGCGGGCTTCTTCTGCTCCGCCATCTGGCTCCGATAGATCTCCCGCTCCTTGTCGATGACCGCCGCCGGCACGTCCTCCCGCGCCACCCAGGCGGGGTTGGCGGCCGCGATCTGCATGGCGAGGTCCTTCACCAGCTCCTGGAAGGCGTCGGTGCGCGCGACGAAGTCCGTCTCGCAGTCCACCTCGACCAGCACGCCGAGCTTGGCGCCCGGATGAACGTAGGCGCTGACCTGCCCCTCCCGTGTCTCCCGGTGCGCGCGCTTGGCGGCGTCGGCCAGCCCCTTCTTTCTGAGATACTCCGTGGCCGCCTGCAGGTCGCCCTTGCTCTCCTGCAGCGCGGCCTTGCAGTCCATGACCCCGGCGCCCGTGCGGTCGCGCAGCTCCCTCACCAGCTGGGCGTTCGCCGCCATGCCTAGGCCTCCGCCTCGGCCGGCGTCATGTCGACATCGCCGGCGGCCTCGGCCGCGGGCTCCTCACCCTCCTCCTTGGTCAGCGTGCCGCGCCCCTCCAGCATCGCGTCGGCGATGCGGGAGGTGATCAGGCGCACCGCCCGGATCGCGTCGTCGTTGCCGGGGATCGGGTAGTCGATGCCGGTGGGATCGCAGTTGGTGTCCACGATGGCGATGATCGGGATCCCCAGCCGCTGCGCCTCGGCCACGGCGATCTTCTCCTTCCGGGGGTCGATGATGAAGACCGCCGAGGGGAGCTGCTCCATCGCCTTGATCCCGATGAGCGCCTTCTCGAGCTTCTGGCGCTCGCGGTCCAGCTCCAGCGCCTCCTTCTTCGGTAGCCGCTCGTACTCGCCGGTCTCCTTCATCTCCTCGAGCTTCTTGAGGCGGGCGATCGACTTGCGGATGGTCTGGAAGTTGGTGAGCGTCCCCCCCAGCCAGCGCTGGTTGACGTAGAACATCCCGCAGCGGCTCGCCTCCTCGAACACGGTGTCCTGCGCCTGCTTCTTGGTGCCGACGAAGAGCACGGCGCCGCCGTTGGCCGCCAGGTCGCGCACGAAGGCGTAGGCTTCGCGGAACTTCTTGAGCGTCTTCTGCAGATCGATGATGTAGATGCCGTTGCGCTCGCCGAAGATGTACTTCTGCATCTTCGGGTTCCAGCGCTTGGTCTGGTGGCCGAAGTGCACCCCGGCCTCCAGCAGTTCCTTCATCGTCAAGGCCGCCATGAATCCTCCTTCGGTTGTTCCCTCCGCTGTGCTTTCGGAGCCGACTTCATTCTTCGGCTCCGCACCGATGCGGCGCACAGCGTGCGTGATGGTGAGTTACGTCGTGTACTTGGCATTGATCCGCACGTATTCCTCGCTCAGGTCGCACGTCCACACCCGGTCCTCGCCCCGGCCGAGGCCCAGGTCGACGGTGATCGTGTACTCCGACCTCCCCATGATCTCGCGAATACGGTCCAGACGCGCGCCTTCCCGGATCGCGCCCCGCTCGACCAGCGGCTCGTCCTCGAAGAGGATCCCCACCCGGTCCGGCTCCACCTTCGCCGCCGACTTGCCGAGCGCCATCATGAGGCGGCCCCAGTTGGGGTCCTGCCCGTTGAGCGCGGTCTTCACCAGGAGCGAGTTGGCGACGCTCCGGGCCGCCAGCCGGGCGTCTTTCCTCGTCGTCGCCCCCCGCACCGCGATGGTGACGAGCTTCGTCGCGCCCTCGCCGTCGCTCACCAGCATCCGCGCCAGCCGCGCCGTCAGCGCGTCGAGGCCGCGGGCGAACTGCCGGAGGCCGCGCCCCCCCGTCTCCAGCGGAGCGTTCTCGGCCAGGCCGTTGGCCAGCACGGCCACCGTGTCGCTGGTGGACTGATCGCCGTCCACCGTGATCCGGTTGAAGGAGCGATCGACGCTGCCACGCAGCGCGCTCCCGAGCACCCCCGTCCCGATGACGGCGTCGGTCGTGATGAAGCAGAACATCGTCGCCAGGTGAGGCTCGACCATCCCCACCCCCTTG
The sequence above is a segment of the Candidatus Methylomirabilota bacterium genome. Coding sequences within it:
- the ispG gene encoding flavodoxin-dependent (E)-4-hydroxy-3-methylbut-2-enyl-diphosphate synthase, which produces MIKRRQTRQIQIGTVKIGGDSPITVQSMTKTDTRDVEATLLEIWSLEAAGCEIVRCAVPVREAAEKLGEIKRQIRIPLVADIHFNYKLALIALEQGVDGLRLNPGNIGGKHFVQEVVNLAKDKWIPIRIGVNAGSLEKDLLAKYNGPTAQGMVESALRHIRILEELNYPEMKVSLKASDPRMMIEAYRMLADQVDYPFHLGVTEAGTPGVGTIKSAVGLGALLSEGIGDTVRVSLSADPTEEVRVGIDILKALGLRTGGLTFVSCPSCGRADVDLVKLAKEVEDEFRGLNEEIHIAVMGCEVNGPGEARAADIGVAGGRGIGLIFKNGEVIRKVSEKDIVKAMREEVDKFIAERKAARAAAPAASD
- the rseP gene encoding RIP metalloprotease RseP; translation: MTTVVSFVVVIGVLILIHELGHFLVARWAGVGVERFSIGFGPVLARWRGRETEYCLSVIPMGGYVKMMGEENPLESGAALPYDPGKAFALKPLWIRFLIVFAGPGMNFVLAAAIFVVVLATIGRPVWPAVIGRVAPAGPAAAAGVRTGDVVAAIDRRAVAHWEDLEHAVAASGGRPLALRLRRGGAEPTVVVTPRLTTVRDPIFKDAKDVWDLGVGPRLTPQIGAVNPDSPAERAGLKAGDHVVAVAGQPVFTPEELMQAIQKRAGQSFEVTVERGGTSHTLPVTANVVREKGPTGQEIEVGRIGVSIVTRTVTYAPYSPPAAVWQGAMKTWDMTVLTTKGFWKIVTGQIPLSNLGGPVQIASETGRQAQEGAAPLAVFTAVISVNLAVLNLLPVPMLDGGHLFFFLIEAVLGRPLSVRKRELAQQLGFALLMLIMVLALYNDLVRIDAFRFFK
- the dxr gene encoding 1-deoxy-D-xylulose-5-phosphate reductoisomerase — encoded protein: MKRITLLGATGSIGLRTLELVSSLSEEFSVAGLAARGSNVELIADLCRKYAPRAVAVLNDGAVDRLARLLPPPRPELLSGPQGLVALARDIEADIVVSALVGGAGLLPTMAAIEAGRTVALANKETLVMAGSLMTAAARRRGVPLLPVDSEHSAVFQCLVGHNKGDVHRILLTASGGPFRELPKEQFAHVTVEDALRHPTWKMGAKITIDSATLMNKGLEIIEARWLFDLEPDQVQVLVHPQSIVHSMVEYIDGSVIAQLGVADMGVPILYALTYPERRPTPAARLDLTCIGQLTFFEPDTERFPCLRLARAALECGGSAPVVLNAANEVAVAAFLDRRIGFTRIPELIERALVEVSPGELRSIEECVAIDAEARRRVQRSVDTLAGGK
- a CDS encoding phosphatidate cytidylyltransferase; this encodes MESEVDSATMTLGGGATGLLKRVATAVIAIPVFVWMVMRAPEWVFVLFVIGVGAAASWELARMFEQAGVPTYTRLGVGAGIAVTASFAVPADAVGPALPMLVLSLAVAALLSAPVWSPARPATEPVALALLGLVYVSWFLGHALLLHRLPDGADLILFLVGVTWIGESAAYLVGSALGRHKLAPMISPNKTVEGAVAQLLASGLAALVLGAWLLNWQAPRLLVAGALLGLVGQIGDLAESVMKRSVGVKDTGGLIPGHGGVLDRVDGLLFNAPALYYYAALGGGA
- a CDS encoding isoprenyl transferase, whose protein sequence is MDGNGRWATRRGLPRVAGHREGVKAARAIVRAAGDLGLRYLTLYAFSTENWSRPEDEVSMLMKLLEESIYRELPELMERNVRLLIIGRANGVPVPIRRGIDRVVEATRDNTGLHLLMAFNYGGRDELIDAFRTLARRVAAGELKPDDISEADVSRALYTAETPDPDLLIRTSGEMRVSNFLLWQIAYTELWITSTLWPDFRPVDLYRAVADFQGRTRRFGGV
- the frr gene encoding ribosome recycling factor, which encodes MQALLKDIEVRMNAALDTLGREFASVRTGRASTGLLDTIRVDYYGTPTPVTQMASVSVPDARTLAIQPWEASQLGAIEKAIMKSDLGLTPVNDGKTIRLVMPPLTEERRKQLAKTVHKLAEDGRVAIRNIRREANDKLKAMSRDKKVSEDEERRGHDQIQKTTDKFIAKVDELLKKKEQEILSF
- the pyrH gene encoding UMP kinase, which produces MAAEAGSVRPTYRRIVLKLSGEALAGSQGYGIEPAVLERIAVETREVVTLGVQVAIVIGGGNIFRGVAASAGGMERATADYMGMLATIINALALQDALEKAGLQTRVLSAIEMRAVAEPYIRRRAIRHLEKGRVVIFAAGTGNPFFTTDTAGALRAIEIGADAIMKATKVDGIYSADPKRDTSAERLARTTYRDVLTRRLQVMDTTAISLCMENGLPIIVFDLTKAGNIKRIVLGEPVGSIVSA
- the tsf gene encoding translation elongation factor Ts — translated: MAANAQLVRELRDRTGAGVMDCKAALQESKGDLQAATEYLRKKGLADAAKRAHRETREGQVSAYVHPGAKLGVLVEVDCETDFVARTDAFQELVKDLAMQIAAANPAWVAREDVPAAVIDKEREIYRSQMAEQKKPAHVLDKIIEGKLEKFYGEQCLLEQAFIKDPSGKTRVRDLIAGVNAKTGEHIVVKRFARFQVGEGG
- the rpsB gene encoding 30S ribosomal protein S2, with the protein product MAALTMKELLEAGVHFGHQTKRWNPKMQKYIFGERNGIYIIDLQKTLKKFREAYAFVRDLAANGGAVLFVGTKKQAQDTVFEEASRCGMFYVNQRWLGGTLTNFQTIRKSIARLKKLEEMKETGEYERLPKKEALELDRERQKLEKALIGIKAMEQLPSAVFIIDPRKEKIAVAEAQRLGIPIIAIVDTNCDPTGIDYPIPGNDDAIRAVRLITSRIADAMLEGRGTLTKEEGEEPAAEAAGDVDMTPAEAEA
- the argJ gene encoding bifunctional glutamate N-acetyltransferase/amino-acid acetyltransferase ArgJ — protein: MPGTTVSGARPESKSGDIEWLEGGVTAVPGILAGGVAAGIKPSSKKDLALVYSSAPARAAALFTSNQVKGASVLVSLEHVRGGVAQAIVASSGCANVCTGEQGLRDAREITRLVGELLRIPAKHVLIGATGVIGPPLPMDKIRTALPKLVKALSPQGGRAAAEAIMTTDTRPKEAALRVEVNGRPVTIGAIAKGVGMVEPHLATMFCFITTDAVIGTGVLGSALRGSVDRSFNRITVDGDQSTSDTVAVLANGLAENAPLETGGRGLRQFARGLDALTARLARMLVSDGEGATKLVTIAVRGATTRKDARLAARSVANSLLVKTALNGQDPNWGRLMMALGKSAAKVEPDRVGILFEDEPLVERGAIREGARLDRIREIMGRSEYTITVDLGLGRGEDRVWTCDLSEEYVRINAKYTT